A window of Calditrichota bacterium contains these coding sequences:
- a CDS encoding GIY-YIG nuclease family protein — translation MSPTKENTFYVYVLELENGKKYIGQTNNLQRRIHEHQKGLSPYTKKFKFKKLLYYEIFSSRAAAMKREKFLKSGQGRQWLKRKLAEQAIIDK, via the coding sequence ATGAGCCCAACGAAAGAAAATACTTTCTACGTTTACGTCCTCGAATTGGAAAATGGCAAAAAATATATCGGACAAACCAACAATCTTCAACGAAGAATCCACGAGCACCAAAAGGGGTTAAGCCCTTACACGAAAAAATTCAAGTTCAAAAAATTGCTTTATTATGAAATATTTTCATCCAGAGCTGCGGCCATGAAACGTGAAAAATTTCTAAAATCCGGTCAGGGAAGACAATGGCTCAAACGCAAATTGGCAGAGCAGGCTATCATTGATAAATAA
- a CDS encoding metallophosphoesterase family protein yields MQKIGIISDTHGKLPYQIYDIFSDVDQIWHAGDIGSLHLINELEIIAPVQCVCGNVDGYPLCATYPEQKVIELENFRFLLTHRFFDQSMRLFPSVKSQIKQHFDAIIYGHTHIADLRNGSGNTLFFNSGSPTLPRGNKGPSVGSLTIDVNKQLHFQLHFLTK; encoded by the coding sequence TTGCAAAAAATAGGCATCATTTCAGATACGCACGGGAAGTTACCGTACCAAATTTACGATATTTTTTCCGACGTTGACCAAATCTGGCACGCGGGAGATATCGGCAGTCTGCATTTGATAAACGAGTTGGAAATCATCGCGCCTGTGCAATGTGTGTGCGGGAATGTTGATGGCTATCCGCTGTGTGCGACGTATCCGGAGCAAAAAGTGATTGAATTGGAAAACTTCCGTTTTTTGCTCACGCATCGTTTTTTCGATCAATCAATGCGATTATTTCCGTCAGTCAAAAGTCAAATCAAACAGCATTTCGACGCGATCATTTACGGACACACTCACATCGCTGATTTGAGAAACGGCTCTGGTAACACACTATTTTTCAATTCGGGATCACCAACTTTACCCCGAGGCAACAAAGGACCCAGTGTCGGCTCATTGACGATTGATGTGAACAAACAACTGCACTTTCAGTTGCATTTTCTCACTAAATGA